The genomic interval CAGTAATCGCTATGTCTGAATTCAGTTTTCTAGCCTTCCAGTTGGTGATGGATTCAATATTCAGATAAGTACATCGCTACTATTTGTCATCGGCTATTTGAAAGCTTTATTTACACATAGTTAACTGTGTGCTGTAAGAAGGGAATATTTTTGTTTATGGTGTCATAATAAGACTTCCAAAAGGGTTTTGAAGAAGCTGAACAGCCGGCCAACGTGGAAGTGTGGAACTTGAACTCTAGTGCTCGGTAAGAAATTCTGTTTGGATAATTTCTAGAGACTCAAAAGAGATCATACTGTAGTACGGAGTACATAATTTTATTGACAGAGATTTTGTAGATGttgccacttttttttttaaacttggtcaaactttaaaaagtttgactctAAGATAAACCAAAATTacgttataatatgaaatggagggagtagttactccAGTAAATTAGTTATTTGCTCTAGGTGCTATTAATTTTCGTATGTGCTTTATTAAGTGTTCTTTGTggctgctgttttttttaagaaaagaacaTTCCGTAGCCCATTAGATGTGTTTCAGGAGTAACTGGATTGTCTATGTTTGTCTTGTTCTTTTATAAGGTATAAGGTTTGTACCGAGGTAAAAAAGGATAAAGTACAAGTCTTCCTGCTGACATAAGTGATAATACCTGATAATGCTCTGTTTTGTCTTCCTGCTAACATAATCCATTCTTACATTGGCCAGCAATTCTACTGATGACTTTAAAATAGTGTCAGAATTTTTAACGTACTGTATGTCTGTACTGCTCATTTCTTGCCAAAAACTTGAAAATCTAGCAACTTGTGTATATGATGAAACTAGGTCCCAGTTACATTCCTTCATGTATtatttggtggtggtggtgcttctGCTGCTGTATGCAGTAGAAAAGAAATATACCATCTACCTGGTCGTCTTTTGATAACAACATTAAGGAAGGCGAATAATATTCCTTGCAGCATGTACTCCATTTTTAATATGCTATTTTAGAAGATTTTACTAGAGGGAATATTGTTTATTTATCTTAACACTAGCTTCAAGATGACAAATTGCTGTAGAATGCATTCTGCTTATTTCCACTGATGATTTACAGATTTAACATTGAAAAATTCATTCCTGTTCACAAACAgttacgccgtgtttagttccaaaataattcttcaaacttccaacttttccatcacatcaaaactttcctacacacacaaatttccaacttttccgtcacatcgttctaatttcaactaaactttcaattttaatgtgaactaaacacaatctTAATATTTCACTTGAGCGTTCAGTGACCAAAAGTGACCAGTCTATTGGGAGATCCATCACCTCTGCTACAAACAAGCTCACATGGCTATCAGAGGAAGGGCTTAATGCTACCACATGGGGGCATGGTGTCACATTTATTTCCTGGATGGTTGCAACCATGAATGTTCTTACTGCACTAGAGATCTCCCATACATCCAACCGGCCATACGAgattctctctcattttttggTCGAAAAATATGGGATGCTCATTTGGACGGAGCCATGTTCCTTATTTAAGGCTTAACACGGCCATGCATTATGACTATCATTATACTctatattatcatttttttttagaatttttcacaactatttacattaaatttgaaagaaaaaggtataTGAGGGGATATCCCGATATCCCCTCGAGaaattagaatccactcccatACTATTGCAGGTTTATCAGATTGCCAGTGGGACATCATCGGCACGATCCATATATTCTCTCATTGTTCAGATTCGATACATCATGCTATGGTGGCCATCACTCATATGAATGATCATCTTCGCATGGTTATATtatcaagatgatgaagaagtGTTTTATATCTCTAGTTTCTGCATCCTCGTGCATACAGGCCAAAAGGTCCAGTATTCTTTTTCATTAAAACAAATCTCAGGTTtggcatttatttttaaaaccatTTTCTTAGCTTAGCATTTGGCTTTTGCTTAATGCCGCAACCTTAGCCTTTTGATCTATCATCGTCAATTCTTCTCTCCGTAGAGACTGTGTGACAGCACGGCCATCATGGCTTAACATTTGCTGCGCCAATTTAAAGCAGGCTGGAAGTAGTTGAAGGCCATTGCCAGAAATTGCTGATCAAACCATTAATTTTGTCTGTATCATTCTCGTTATCATAAGCAAGTCGCACTAGTGTTATATATGCATCTGACCAACCCAAAAAGACCCATTGGCTGACTATTGTTGGTGCCACTATATGATCGCTATCCTGCTGATCGTGACCAATGTTTCTTGAAGAGTGTGGTACATACCTGTAACGAAATGCAGATCAATCCGGTCTCTAGTGGGTGATGGTTAAGTTAGAACTCCCAACTGCACATATGCACCACCATAAATAAATGTGCTCGAAGATTAATCCATGTCACTGTTGCTTCGAATATACGAGCTGAAGGTCTTGATCATGTATTTGTGTTGGATGCTTAGATCATTGTGTATATCTGGAATTTGTCTTCTTGAAGACCTATTGACGGTTGTCTTCTTTAGTCAGGGAAGTGGCTCTCAGAGTTGCTTTCACGCTCAGGAGGTTTTAACCAAAAGTTCCTTCAAGGTGCCTATGGTAATTTTACTACTACAAATTCCTCTAGAACTCACCAGCTTTGAGGAAATTCATGTGTAAAACTGTGTTCTATACAAGGCaaaactctgaagtctgaagaaaCAAAGCAGCAGCTCGGTGAAGAAATGAATTGTGTTAGCAGGAAGTAACATCACATGGCGGACCGTGTATTCAATCAGTCAAGTGCTACTATCGGCGCAGCTGGTGGTTACTGGTTAGCAGTTGAACCGATGGATGGATGATATGACGAATTCTGGATTGTACAGTCGTACAGATGAACTGCATGTCCATTGGCTTGGGGAGAACTAACCGAAAAGGGCCTCATGCTAAACCGAACAGTAAGTGCTGGGGATATTTTTGGATCCTTTTTCCTTTGCAGCTTGCTGCAGCACTCTCATCGAATGGTTAAttaagcccttgtttagttataaattttttcttcaaacttacaatttttccatcacatcaaaactttcctacacatacaaactttcagcttttccgtcacatcgttccaatttcaaccaaacttctaattttagcgtgaactataCCCACCCTAAGACTCTTACAGTTGCAGGACTGGCACCAAGTCaccagagatttttttttttttaagcagaGAACAGCATGAAAGCTGAACAGGTTTTCGCCGCTACCTAATAAAGAGGCCCTCCATGAAATCTCCTCCGCCTCTTCCTTCTACCACTGCGCGGTCAATCAATAAGGGCCAGCTAGCTGATCAAGAATGCCAGATCAGTGTCCAAGCAGCAGTGCAGGTGCAGCACTCTGTACATGTACATCCTCCTCCCATCAACACAGTTATTGATTCACAGCTTTGTAGCAGTAACAGGATTGATTCCACATGTGTAGTACATCGCAATAATAAACGTGTTTAATGTCAAAATAAGCATATGGAGTTGAATCTTTGAGCTCTGTTTGATTCTATTATTGAGTAGATCATCGATTTGATTATAGGGATAATCAAATATTTTGAGTAATAGATTTAACAAATGAATTAAAATAAGTGGTCTAAATAATACAGTATTTGTTTTcagtgaactttttttttaaatgtggaGTTAAAGAATTCATTTTAATAATTCAGTGAATAGGCTGAAaagaacagagagagtacaGCGTATCCATGCACATTTTTTCTTTATAGACAGTGCTGGTGTTTGCACATGTTCTGTAGTAGTAGTTATTACTGCTACAAAGTCAGTGATCAGTTAAGCCAAAGCTGTGGCCATGAATTTGCTATGCTAGCAGTATGATTCCAGTACTTGCAGTTACAACATGGTGCACAGGCTCACAGCAAACAGATGCATGTATATGCAAGAACACCATGCATTGAGGCAGACCTTTCCTGGCTTGCTCTCTAAATGGCATTAACTGCCATctacccacccacccaccaccatctcctcccCCAACCCCTGCACTGCTCTCCCTATATCTAAAGTCTCCGAGATCATCTCATCACTTCACTGCCTTCTCATTTGCTGCAgaaggtgaaggtgaaggaggaggcggccatggcgagggaGCAGGCGCTGCTGTCGACGGAGATCGTGAACCGCGGCGTGGAGCCGTCGGGGCCGGACGCCGGGTCGCCGACGTTCTCGgtgcgggtgcggcggcggctgccggacTTCCTCCAGTCGGTGAACCTCAAGTACGTGCGGCTCGGGTACCACTACCTCATCAGCCACGGCGTGTACCTGGCCACCATCCCGGTCATCGTGCTCGTCTGCGGCGCCGAGGTCGGCAGCCTCAGCCGCGACGAGCTGTGGCGCAAGGTCTGGGGCGAGGCCACCTACGACCTCGCCAccgtcctcgccttcctcgccgtcctcgccttcACCATCTCCGTCTACATCATGTCCAGGCCTAGGCCCGTCTACCTCATCGACTTCGCCTGCTACAAACCAGCCGACGAACTCAAGGTAATACTACTTACTTAATTCCATGCTTAATCACGTATACACATATTCGGTAGTTCATCGGAGTAGATTAGTATTATATTACTAGTATTATGTTTAAATGAAAGCATATTATGCCAATGTGTGAAGCTCCTAGGATCTATGATTTGTTACTGCGCAAGAAACTTGTTCGTTCTAACATTTCAGATCTCACGTAAATTGAATCGGCCAAGGTTTTTATTCTGAAACAACAAAAGCATATTTCTGGTGCAAAAGGATAGATCggataaaacatatatattgacGTTATACAAAGTACTCAAGGACTAAATGAAGGTCTCATATGGAGCTAGCATAGGATCGAATTTCATGATTCATGGAATCCACATGGTCCTTCAGTGATCTAGCCAACTGTTTTTCAAACAgagccattcttttttttttgagacgaaTCAAACAACGCAAATTAAAACTGCAAATATACTTTTGGATTTACCGGACGTAGTAGCTGAAATCTCAAAACTGTGAAAGCTATTCAAGGTGAAGTGTGAAGAGAAAACTCTTGGAACGTGTAAGCCTTGGGCCTCCTTTAATGGTTGAGCTAGCTAATGCTTGTCCACCTCATATAAGAGATAGCAAAAAGTCTACATCTCCAATAGATTGTCTCATAGCATATTGTTTAAAATGTTTTGGGTTTTACAATTCCTCTCACAATTTCTTTAGGAGCTTAGCTCTTGAAGAAGAGATAGTGcattctctttccttatcttctctctcttccacatcatACAAAAGCTGATGTGGAGATTTATGGGCTAGCTGACTCACCTTTGTTGGAGGAGGGCTTAGTATTAACTGCTGGATGAACTTGCATTgacagcaacaaaaaaaaaaactcatcatcAGTTGGGCTTTTAGTTGTGAATAACTATTGGTATAGTGGTGTCTATAGCTAGTACTACTCCGCATGGTCCTTTAATACGGTCATAATCCTTGCCAGCTACTACCAACTCAAATGCTTTTAATGTAGCACACATCCACTATTTGAGCACTGACAAATCTGCCCGGCACTGACTGAAATACCCGAGCCACGCTCATACgattactacctccattttactTGACAGCCCTAGATAGAACCGGTGTGattcgtctttttttttcctgagatTTCACCACATTGGCATATTTGAAATCATCTTGAattaaatttttagaaattatatcattagatccatcataaaaaaatacttccaTACTTAGTATACGCttgttattactccctccgtttcagattataaaatattttaactttggtcaaagtcaaacttttaagtttgaccaagtttatataaaaaaatagtaatatttttgataaaagataaatttattataaaaatatatttaataaaatatatttaattattaatttaataaaactaatttggtaatttaAATATTACCATATTTGtcatatttgtctataaacttagttaaatttgaagcagtttgactttgaccaaagtcaaaacattttataacatgaaacggagggattatatCCTAACACAACGTTGTAAAATGTGCAATGGTCAAAGCAATATCTtagaaattgcaaaaaaaaaaaaagaagaacggAGGTAGTGCTattttgtatgaatcaaattcatttATCATATATTGATTCTACACCTAATAAGTTTACACTAGATAGATGCTTTTCCTTGTGCCCGAGTGCCTCTGTTATCTTGTACTGTATGTTACTTTTAGTATAAATACTGCCATCATTCTCAAGTAAACAGTCTTTGACCACTGCTTTTTTTCCCTGATTACTCTATGTTGACTAAAGGAATGGTAATAAAATATTAACTGAATATTATAAAGTATTTACATGATATATTAGATCCAAAATTGATAAGAAGCTCCTCCTTAGTAGATACTCCAAAAGAAACTCTAGTTATATCTTTGCAgacttaggcctggtttagttctccaattttttttccctaaaacaTAACAttgaatctttagacacatgcatggaacattaaatataaattacaaaaactaattgcatagttaggggggaaatcacgagatgaatcttttgagcctaattagtccataattagccatatgtgctacagtaatccacatgtgctaatgatggattaattaggctcaaaagatttgtctcgcggtttccaaacgaattatgaaattagttttttcattcgtatccgaaaaccccttcgaCATCCGATGAAATATCTGATATGACAtataaaaaatttcttttcacgAAACCgcgttatgaaattagttttttcattcgtatctgaaaacccctttcgacatccggtgaaatatctgatgtgacatataaaaattttcttttcacgaactaaatagggccttatATGCCACACATCACTAAGTTTTGGAAAACAGTTTGTTGGCTACCATTATTTTGTTGGAGTCTTGAATGCAAGTTAGGAGGCACCTTTGGTTGGGCCCCAGTCCTTGGAAGTGAATGGGCAGGGCAGGGTCGAAGTTATGACGAGCTGGTAGGATGCTTTCGGTTATGGCCAGGCCAGCCGGTGACTCGATCAGTCGATCGCTCTCACTTGCTCGTGTCATCAAATACGGTTGGGCGATTGGGCACACACATTCAATGAGCCGAACCGTATTATTAAACCGTAAATGTTTTGCGTGAGCACACATTTTCTTTTCGAAAAATGTTTTGCGTGAGCACACAAACCACAACCTGCACTATCCATGCATGCACGATGGATTTGAGTCAAACAACCAAGTTTACCCGGTTCGCATGCATGAAATTTCTTCGATTTCACTTGTTACTTACAGTTTGTAATCAGTTTGATGCATTATGGTACTAGCTGGTGATTTGTAAGCAAGGATGTGATTTTGCATGGACAATTGCTTGCAGGTGTCGAAGGCGGAGTTCATCGATCTGGCGAGGAAGTCGGGCAAGTTCGACGAGGATAGCCTGGCGTTCCAGTCGCGGCTGCTGGCCAAGTCTGGCATCGGCGACGAGTCCTACATGCCGCGCTGCGTGTTCGAGCCGGGCACCAACTGCGCCACCATGAAGGAAGGCCGCGCCGAGGCGTCCGCCGCCATGTTCGCCGCGCTGGACGAGCTGTTCGACAAGTGCCGCGTCCGCCCCAAGGACGTCGGCGTGCTCGTCGTCAACTGCAGCCTCTTCAACCCGACGCCGTCGCTGTCCGCCATGATCGTCAACCACTACAAGATGCGCGGGAACATCCTCAGCTACAACCTCGGCGGCATGGGGTGCAGCGCCGGCGTCATCGCGGTGGACCTCGCCCGCGACATGCTCCAGGCCAgcggcgccgggctcgccgtcgtcgtgagCACGGAGGCCGTCTCCTTCACCTGGTACGCCGGGAAGCGCCGCTCCATGCTCATCCCCAACGCCTTCTTCCGCGCCGGCtgcgccgccgtgctgctctCCAACCGCCGCAGGGACTTCCACCGCGCCAAGTACCAGCTCGAGCACATCGTGCGCACCCACAAGGGCGCCGACGACCGCAGCTTCCGGTCGGTGTAccaggaggaggacgagcagCGGATCAAGGGCCTGTCCATCAGCCGCGACCTCGTGGAGGTCGGCGGCCACGCGCTCAAGACCAACATCACCACCCTGGGCCCGCTCGTGCTCCCGTTCTCGGAGCAGATCCTCTTCTTCGCCGGCGTGCTCTTCCGCCACCTGTTCCCGTCCAAGacctccgccccgccgccgccgtccgccgacggcgacgcctccgccgccgctccctacATCCCGGACTTCAAGCGCGCGTTCGAGCACTTCTGCATGCACGCGGCGAGCCGCGACGTGCTGGAGCACCTGCAGGGCAACCTGGGCCTCCGCGACGGCGACCTGGAGGCGTCGCGCGCCGCGCTCCACCGCTTCGGCAACACGTCGAGCAGCAGCATCTGGTACGAGCTGGCGTACCTGGAGGCCAAGggccgcgtccgccgcggcgACCGCGTGTGGCAGCTCGCCTTCGGCTCCGGGTTCAAGTGCAACAGCGCCGTGTggcgcgccgtccgccgcgtgcgccgcccGGCGCGCAGCCCGTGGCTGGACTGCGTCGAGCAGTACCCGGCTCGCATGAACGCTTAAGCTGCAGTGGTAAGTATGCAGAGGCTAATGAACGGAAAATTACTGCAACGTCAAAAGACGGGATCGGCATGCGATGCCGGTTAAGGTTCAAGCTTGATTAATTTGTGTTGGTGTATTAGCAAGTCGGTTTATGAGCCATAGACTACCATAAAAGTTGTGCGAGACATGTGTACTGAACCAGTGTACGCGAGTTCGGTGATATGTGAACTTATCTACGTTTGATTCTATTATTTATACTGTCATATGCTACTTGAATTAACCTGGTGGCTGTTTATTAAGTGTTGCTGCAATGGACTGATAGTTGTTCAAGTATATGTGTTGTATTTGGTCCCTGGACTAGCAAGATAGGGAGCATAGCAaacatttcctttttttaatagagtaatttttacaaaactaaatatatttttatcaaactatcacaaaacttcACATTTAAGATGTTGTATTATTAAATTGTAGATTTAACACtgaatttatcacaaaactatagatttaagattAAGTATTACAAAAccacatatttaacaataaaattatcataaaactataatgTTTATAGTTAAAATTCTTAGCACCAATGTTATGATCAAGCTATAAACGTCCAAGTTACAAGTTTATAGCTCCTTGTCCCATATGCCTATAAGAATTAAAAGTAAGCTAAAAATGTTAAAATGGAAACGAGACGACTTACCATAATACCATATGGCCCTAGCATATTTCCGTTCCAAccccaaaatattttgaaactgaTGGACTTTCaagttttaataaaattttaggaTGTCTCGCTAGTTTCTGCCTCATTGAACATGGGTGTATGAGTACGATGTTATGTATGTAGTGACGTGTGTATATACGTTACCACGCAATAAAAGAAAGACAACGTTGCATCACCAACTTTACTAAGTTTTCGGCTATTTTTACAGGTAATTTGCCTTGGCACACAATCCGAATTTTCCTCCAAAGAAAATCGCACACACAATCCACTCACTCCgtctccattttaaaatatctGTCACTGtaaatattcatatttaaactctaagcatttttttctaaaaaaaagtacaaatgtttaaaggattatatattttgaaagtaCATGATACTGACAGTTGAGATCGGACTAGAAACTTAGACTTTATCCGCCAGCTCATCAGACCCATAAGCCCACCAACGGCTTTCTGGCCCATAATCCCTCTTGGACGGCATAGACAGCTTTTGCTCTTTACGGCCCAACTACCCGAGTTGAGCCCAAGCGGCCCACCAAGCTGCCTCGCCCCACAACGAGGGGAGGCGGCTCTCGTGGCAAGCGGAGAGCGTTCGTCACTCgcatctcctccgcctccggtaTCCAACCTCCCGCACCAAATCCCAATCCGGATCCCCCACGCTAAACCCTAGCTTTAAACCCCCGAATCCAACCAATCCCCGCGCCGATTCCCGCCATTTCGCGCACCTCGTGCCAGGATCTGCTCCTGGGCGGCgctcttttagaaaaaaacctGGCAGATTTCGACTTCTGCAATGGAGCCCGTCGATTTCGGTGGGGGCAAAGGTTATGGAAGGAATCTCTGTCTGAGCAACGATCTGATCCTTCTGGAGTAAGGTTTTGTGCTGGGTGGATTTGGGATTCGATGTGGCTGGAGTTGAGCTCATCTCGGGGAGAAGGGATTCGGACGGTGTTTGATCTTTCTGTCGTGATTGCTTTGCTTCGGGTTTGCTCAGCGCTAGAAGATTTGCTCGCAGAATCCCGCGCGGAGTTTTGAAGAAAGCTTGGTATTTCCTGGTTCGTTGTGGTTTGTAAGCGATGCAGTTCGAGGACGGGGGAGATGTTCATGTTGGTGCCGGTGAGGGTGAAGATGGTGGCAGGGTCACAGTGGATGAGCTTACCAGGTGAagaatttttctttcttttttatttttaccgtATCCTACATTCAGCAGTTCAGCATCGAGATTTCATATGTGCAATGTTTGGGTGAAAAGCTAACGTGCCAAGCTAGT from Oryza glaberrima chromosome 3, OglaRS2, whole genome shotgun sequence carries:
- the LOC127766816 gene encoding 3-ketoacyl-CoA synthase 10 — translated: MAREQALLSTEIVNRGVEPSGPDAGSPTFSVRVRRRLPDFLQSVNLKYVRLGYHYLISHGVYLATIPVIVLVCGAEVGSLSRDELWRKVWGEATYDLATVLAFLAVLAFTISVYIMSRPRPVYLIDFACYKPADELKVSKAEFIDLARKSGKFDEDSLAFQSRLLAKSGIGDESYMPRCVFEPGTNCATMKEGRAEASAAMFAALDELFDKCRVRPKDVGVLVVNCSLFNPTPSLSAMIVNHYKMRGNILSYNLGGMGCSAGVIAVDLARDMLQASGAGLAVVVSTEAVSFTWYAGKRRSMLIPNAFFRAGCAAVLLSNRRRDFHRAKYQLEHIVRTHKGADDRSFRSVYQEEDEQRIKGLSISRDLVEVGGHALKTNITTLGPLVLPFSEQILFFAGVLFRHLFPSKTSAPPPPSADGDASAAAPYIPDFKRAFEHFCMHAASRDVLEHLQGNLGLRDGDLEASRAALHRFGNTSSSSIWYELAYLEAKGRVRRGDRVWQLAFGSGFKCNSAVWRAVRRVRRPARSPWLDCVEQYPARMNA